TCATGAGAAGAACGGGCTGGCCCCCAGCCTGCAGGAACGGATCGAAGAGCTGGCAGGCAAGCTGGTTCTGGGCGGCCTGCCGATCGATGCCTACCGGGCCATGCTGGCCGGGATAGAAGAAGCAGCACGACTGGCTGGAGCCGAACGCCTGGAGCCGATGGCGGCCGAAGCACGGGCCGCGCTGGCTTCGGTTCAGTCTGGCGCCGAGGCCGAAGGGCTGCTCGGCAGCCGGGTGGAAGCCATGCAACGCACCTTCTGGGAGCCGGAGATGCCCGTGACGGCGACGGCGGCCACAGCCAGTGTGTCCGGCGCAACGTTGACGATCGATGACCCGCAACTGATGGGCGACTTTGTCACCGAGTCGCTCGAACACCTGTCGCAGGTCGAGATTCAGATGCTGATTCTCGAAAAGGATCCGGAAGACAAGCCGGCCATCGATACGGTTTTTCGCGGCTTTCACACGATCAAGGGCCTGGCGGGCTTTCTGGACCTGACCGATATTCGCGAGGTGGCGCACGAGACCGAGACGCTGCTCGATCTGGCGCGCAAGGGGCAGTTGCGCATCAGCCCGGCGGTGGTGGACATTGTGCTGGCGGCGGCGGACTTTCTGAAGGCCTGGCTGAACCGGATCACAGCAGTGCTGGAGGGCCAGGAACCGGAGCAGGAGCCGGAGAAAGAGGCGCTGCTGGTGCGCATTCGCGCCGGTGCGCAGAATGATGCCACGCCGCAGACCGCGGCGGAGAGCGCCGCGCCCGCGCCGAAGCCCGTCGCTCAGGCAGCGGCCGCAGAGCCGCAGCCAGCGATAGCACCAAAGCTTGCACCAGAAGCCGCGCAGCCGGCAGTCCCCGCGCCTGTGTCTTCTGCGACCGAGGAAGCGGCCCGAAGCGGTGCGGGAGAGCGGAAGCCAGCGGCGGCCGAAAAGGTGGCCGGCGAAGATATCCGCACGGTGAAGGTGCAGACCTCGAAGCTCGATTTTCTGGTGGATATGGCAGGCGAGCTGGTCATCGTGCAGTCGATGGTGCGGCATCATCCGGAGCTCGCGGCCTTGCACAATCCGGCCGCGCTGAGAAATCTGGCGCAACTGGAACGCATTACGGGCGAGCTGCAGAAGACGGCGATGTCGATGCGCATGGTGCCGGTGGGCGGGCTCTTTCAAAAGATGAGCCGCCTGGTGCGGGACCTCGCACGCAAGACTGGCAAGCAGGTCGAGATGGAGTCGTTCGGCGCCGACACGGAGCTGGACCGCAATGTGGTCGAGGAGCTGGCCGATCCGCTGATGCACATGATTCGCAATGCCGTCGATCACGGCGTTGAAGCTCCGGAGGGAAGGCTGGCGGCCGGCAAGAGCGTGGTGGGCAAGGTAACGCTGCGCGCCTCGCATCAGGCCGGGCATATTGTGATTGCCATCTCCGACGACGGGCGCGGACTGGTGCGGGCCAAGATTGTCGAGAAGGCGAAGAAAACGGGGCTGATCGAGACCGATCAGGGCATGAGCGACCGCGAGGTCTTTGACCTGATCTTCGCGCCGGGATTTTCAACCGCCGCGGCGGTGACCGATGTGAGCGGCCGCGGAGTGGGCATGGACGTGGTGAAGCAGCAGATTCAGAAGCTGCGCGGCCATGTCGATATCGAATCGGTTCCCGGCCAGGGCACGACGTTTTATCTGCGGCTGCCGCTGACCCTCGCCATGATCGATGGGCTGGTCGTAGGCGTGGGTGAGGAGCGATACGTGGTGCCGCTGTTCTCGGTGCGCGAGATGCTGCGGCCGACACCGGAGATGCTCTTCAGTGTTGAGAACCGGCAGGAGATGGGGCTGGTGCGCAACAACCTGATTCCGGTGGTGCGGCTGCACGAGCGATTCGGGGTTGAGCCGCGCTCACGCGAGGCGACCGACAGCCTCTGGATCGTGGCTGAAGCGGCGGGCAAGAGCTTCTGCCTGATGGTGGATGAGCTGATCGGCAAGCAGGAGGTCGTGATCAAGAGCCTAGGCGAGAGCCTCAAAAATGTGCCGGGCATTGCGGGCGGCGCCATTCTGGGTGACGGACGGGTGGGCCTGATTCTGGATCTGGAGAGCATCTTCCGCTGGGAGGCACGCGTCGCATGAGTCTGGGAGAATCCTCTTCGGTTTCCTCCTCGGCCGGCGTCGCGCCGCCCATCCAGCTCACGGCCAAGGAGTTTGCCACCATCTGCTCGCTGGCCAAGGAGGAGTTTGGCCTGGAACTAGGCCAGGGCAAGGAACAACTGGTCGCCGCGCGCCTGGGCAAGGTGGCGCGGCGGCATGGATTCCGGGACTTCCCGACGTATTACAAGTACCTGAAGGCCGACCAGAGCGGGCAGGCACTGGTGGAGCTGATCGATGCGCTGACGACCAACCACACCAGCTTCTTTCGCGAGCCGGCGCACTTTGACTTCATGGTGCGGGAGATTCTGCCGGCAGCGAAGCGTTCGGGCGCGCTGTCGATCTGGAGCGCGGCCTGTTCGACAGGCGAGGAGCCCTACAGCATTGCGCTGACGGCGCGGGAGCAGGGAGAGACGCCGCAGATTATGGCGACGGACATCTCGACGCGGGCGCTCGACACGGCGCGGCGGGCCGTCTACAGCGCGGAGCGTTTTGAGCAGCCTCTGCCGGCGTGGCTTCGCAAGCACCTGCTCAAGGGAGAGGGCCAGTGGCAAGGGCATTACCGCATTGGGCCGCAGGTGCAGGCGATGGTGAGCTTCCGGCGCTTGAACCTGATTGAGCCGTTGCCGTCGCTGGGCCCGTTTCAATTGATCTTCTGCCGGAACGTGATGATCTACTTCAGCCGCGAGACGCAGGAGCACGTGGTGCGCCAGTTAGAGGAGCGGCTGGAGCCGGGAGGCTATCTCTTTGTGGGGCACTCGGAGAGTTTGACCGGAATACAACACAATCTGCAGCAGCTTCAACCTGCAATCTACCGGAAGCGAGGCGGCAGCCGATGAAGCAATTAGTCGTAGGTGTGGGAGATGGGGGCGCGACCCGGGATCCGGATGCGGTGCTGGTGACCTATGCGCTGGGCTCGTGTGTGGCGGTGATGATGCATGACAGCGCGGCGGGGGTGGCCGGCATGGTGCATTACATGCTGCCGGAGGCGCCGCGCGAGGAGGCTCAAGCCGCGGCCCGGCCATGGATGTATGCCGATACCGGCATCGGAGAGCTGTTGCGACTGGTGCAGCAGCAGGGCGCGGACAAACGCCGCCTGACGATTTATGCGGCGGGCGGAGCGCAGGTGATGAACGACAACAGCATGTTCAACATCGGCAAGCGGAACTGCCTGGCGCTGCGCAAGGCGCTGTGGAAGTACGGGCTGGTGGCGCATGCCGAGGAGACGGGCGGGACGACGGCGCGCACAGTGCGCATGGAAGCTGCCTCGGGGCGGGTCTGGCTGCATGCCCCGGGCGGAGAACCTAGAGAGATGCAACGCCGCGCAAGTTCGGCCGGCATGGCACGGCAGGGAGGGTAAGGTGGCGCTCAATATTTTGATTGTCGATGATTCTCCGGTGATGCGGTCGTTTATCCGCAAAGCCATCACGCTCACGGGGCTCGATGTGGGCGATTGCTATGAAGCGGGCAACGGAGAGGACGCATTGCGTTCGCTGGCCGGCCAATGGGTCGATCTGATTCTGACCGACATCAACATGCCGGAGATGAATGGCGAGGAGCTGATTGCGAGGCTTGAGGCCGACGATCTGTTGCGATCCATTCCTGTGATCGTAGTCTCGACCGATGCGACGCAGGGGCGAGTGGAGCGCCTGATGACAATGGGCGCGCGGGGCTATGTAACCAAACCGTTTCTTCCCGAAACGCTGCGGGATGAAGTGGAGAAAGTGCTGGGAATCGCACATGCCTGAACGGAACACTGAACGGAATTATGACCAGATGTTTGCCGAGGCAGTGGGCTCGGTACTCGAAACGATGTTCTTCACCGCGCCCCTGGGCCTGGCCGAAGAGGGATCGGGCGGCGCATGCATGGGAGCCCGGGTGGCCTTTCGCGGATCGCCTTCCGGACAGGTGCGATTGTGCCTGAGCGAAGCGAGCGCGCAACTGCTGGCAGCCGGATTTCTAGGCGAAGACGAGGAGAGTCTCAGCCCGGAGCAGACCGGACTGGTGGTCTGCGAGCTGGCCAATATGCTGTGCGGCTCGCTGCTGAGCCAGCTTGAAAGCCAGGAGCATTTTGATCTGGCCACGCCACAGTTGGACCAGGATGCGCCCCCGCCGCCGGAGCAGGCTCCGGTAGCCGCGCAGAGCTTTGAACTCGAAAACGGCGTATTGCATGTGTCGTTGTATCTGGAGAGTGCGGCATGAGCGAAGATCCACGCATCCGGGTGCTGATTGTGGACGATTCGGCCATTGTGCGAAAGCTCCTGACCGAAGCGCTCTCGGGCGAGAGGGACATCGAGGTGGTGGGCACCGCGCCCGATCCCTTTGTGGCGCGGGACAAGATTCTGGCGCTCAAACCCGATGTGCTGACACTCGATATCGAGATGCCGCGCATGGACGGCGTGACCTTCCTGAAGCGGCTGATGCACTTTCATCCGCTGCCGGTGATTGTGATCAGCTCGCTCGGAGTGGCCTCAAGCCGCGTGGCGCTTGAAGCGCTCGAAGCCGGCGCCATTGATGTATTAGCCAAGCCGGGAGGCCCGCAGTCGGTGGGGGATCTAAGGCATGGGCTCGCGGCGAAGATTCGCGCGGCCAAGGTGGCCCGGTTGCGCACAGCCGCGAAAGCCACGCCGGTGACTGCCACGGCCGCACCGGTGTCGAGGATCGCGCAGCCGAGGCGGTCGTTCCCTTCCTCCTCGGTGATCGCGATCGGAGCCTCGACGGGAGGCACGGAGGCGATTCTGCAGGTTCTGCGCGAGATGCCGAAGGATGTGCCGCCAATCGTGATTGCGCAGCACATTCCGGCGGTGTTTTCCCGCTCGTTTGCCAACCGGCTGAATGAGATTTGCGCGATTGAGGTGCGGGAGGCGGCCGACGGCGATGAGCTGAGAAGCGGGCTCGCACTGGTGGCTCCCGGGAACTTTCATATGCTGCTGCGCAAGGCGGGGACCGGATATCGCGTCGAGGTCAAGGATGGCCCGATGGTGTGCTTTCAGCGCCCATCGGTCGATGTGCTCTTTCAATCCGTGGCCCAAGCCGCGGGGCGTCATGCCACCGGCGCCATTCTGACGGGGATGGGTTCAGACGGAGCGATGGGGCTGCTTGAGATGAAGAAATCCGGGGCGAGGACGCTCGCGCAGGACGAGGCCAGTTGCGTGGTCTTTGGCATGCCGAAAGAAGCCATCCGGCACGACGCGGTGGATCGTGTGCTGCCGCTCTCCTCCATCTGCGGCGCTCTGCTCGAAGAAGCCGCCCGAGCCAGCTAATCTCCCTCCCCCCCTGACTCCGGACTCTTCTCCTCCCCCGCCCGGAGATTT
The DNA window shown above is from Acidobacterium capsulatum ATCC 51196 and carries:
- a CDS encoding protein-glutamate methylesterase/protein-glutamine glutaminase, whose translation is MSEDPRIRVLIVDDSAIVRKLLTEALSGERDIEVVGTAPDPFVARDKILALKPDVLTLDIEMPRMDGVTFLKRLMHFHPLPVIVISSLGVASSRVALEALEAGAIDVLAKPGGPQSVGDLRHGLAAKIRAAKVARLRTAAKATPVTATAAPVSRIAQPRRSFPSSSVIAIGASTGGTEAILQVLREMPKDVPPIVIAQHIPAVFSRSFANRLNEICAIEVREAADGDELRSGLALVAPGNFHMLLRKAGTGYRVEVKDGPMVCFQRPSVDVLFQSVAQAAGRHATGAILTGMGSDGAMGLLEMKKSGARTLAQDEASCVVFGMPKEAIRHDAVDRVLPLSSICGALLEEAARAS
- a CDS encoding chemotaxis protein CheD, with amino-acid sequence MKQLVVGVGDGGATRDPDAVLVTYALGSCVAVMMHDSAAGVAGMVHYMLPEAPREEAQAAARPWMYADTGIGELLRLVQQQGADKRRLTIYAAGGAQVMNDNSMFNIGKRNCLALRKALWKYGLVAHAEETGGTTARTVRMEAASGRVWLHAPGGEPREMQRRASSAGMARQGG
- a CDS encoding response regulator, with the translated sequence MALNILIVDDSPVMRSFIRKAITLTGLDVGDCYEAGNGEDALRSLAGQWVDLILTDINMPEMNGEELIARLEADDLLRSIPVIVVSTDATQGRVERLMTMGARGYVTKPFLPETLRDEVEKVLGIAHA
- a CDS encoding chemotaxis protein CheX, translated to MPERNTERNYDQMFAEAVGSVLETMFFTAPLGLAEEGSGGACMGARVAFRGSPSGQVRLCLSEASAQLLAAGFLGEDEESLSPEQTGLVVCELANMLCGSLLSQLESQEHFDLATPQLDQDAPPPPEQAPVAAQSFELENGVLHVSLYLESAA
- a CDS encoding CheR family methyltransferase; its protein translation is MSLGESSSVSSSAGVAPPIQLTAKEFATICSLAKEEFGLELGQGKEQLVAARLGKVARRHGFRDFPTYYKYLKADQSGQALVELIDALTTNHTSFFREPAHFDFMVREILPAAKRSGALSIWSAACSTGEEPYSIALTAREQGETPQIMATDISTRALDTARRAVYSAERFEQPLPAWLRKHLLKGEGQWQGHYRIGPQVQAMVSFRRLNLIEPLPSLGPFQLIFCRNVMIYFSRETQEHVVRQLEERLEPGGYLFVGHSESLTGIQHNLQQLQPAIYRKRGGSR
- a CDS encoding chemotaxis protein CheA, with amino-acid sequence MSSTIAPISHEKNGLAPSLQERIEELAGKLVLGGLPIDAYRAMLAGIEEAARLAGAERLEPMAAEARAALASVQSGAEAEGLLGSRVEAMQRTFWEPEMPVTATAATASVSGATLTIDDPQLMGDFVTESLEHLSQVEIQMLILEKDPEDKPAIDTVFRGFHTIKGLAGFLDLTDIREVAHETETLLDLARKGQLRISPAVVDIVLAAADFLKAWLNRITAVLEGQEPEQEPEKEALLVRIRAGAQNDATPQTAAESAAPAPKPVAQAAAAEPQPAIAPKLAPEAAQPAVPAPVSSATEEAARSGAGERKPAAAEKVAGEDIRTVKVQTSKLDFLVDMAGELVIVQSMVRHHPELAALHNPAALRNLAQLERITGELQKTAMSMRMVPVGGLFQKMSRLVRDLARKTGKQVEMESFGADTELDRNVVEELADPLMHMIRNAVDHGVEAPEGRLAAGKSVVGKVTLRASHQAGHIVIAISDDGRGLVRAKIVEKAKKTGLIETDQGMSDREVFDLIFAPGFSTAAAVTDVSGRGVGMDVVKQQIQKLRGHVDIESVPGQGTTFYLRLPLTLAMIDGLVVGVGEERYVVPLFSVREMLRPTPEMLFSVENRQEMGLVRNNLIPVVRLHERFGVEPRSREATDSLWIVAEAAGKSFCLMVDELIGKQEVVIKSLGESLKNVPGIAGGAILGDGRVGLILDLESIFRWEARVA